One part of the Raphanus sativus cultivar WK10039 chromosome 7, ASM80110v3, whole genome shotgun sequence genome encodes these proteins:
- the LOC108816265 gene encoding transcription factor bHLH61 encodes MDMEWTQMSTQESNVNLDGNNIDFFPSGRNLEYLCFNNPLQEDDNNIDHTFSSLMDLISQPPPLLLHQPPQPSSSPTPLFSSSFEYPFLETLQDVMESPYYPPLEVSASQEGNSNDNSSPLMEESKSFMRETNKKKRNRNVVGQPSKNLMAERRRRKRLNDRLSMLRSIVPKVTKMDRTSILGDAIDYMKELLEKINKLKELGSNSDLKDSLTTDQSMVRNSPKFEVDQREVNTHIDICCSTKPGLLLSTVGTLEINLGLEIQQCVISCFGDFSLQASCSEVAGQRDCITSEDIKQALLKNAGYGGTCS; translated from the exons ATGGACATGGAATGGACTCAGATGAGTACGCAAGAGAGCAACGTTAATCTTGATGGTAACAATATCGATTTCTTCCCAAGTGGACGTAACTTAGAATATCTCTGCTTCAACAACCCTCTCCAAGAAGACGACAACAACATTGATCACACATTCTCTTCTTTGATGGATCTCATCTCTCAACCGCCTCCATTGCTTCTTCACCAACCACCACAACCGTCGTCATCTCCTACTCCGTTGTTCTCCTCTTCTTTCGAGTATCCTTTTCTCGAGACGTTACAAGATGTTATGGAATCCCCTTATTATCCTCCATTGGAGGTTTCAGCTTCTCAAGAAGGCAACAGTAATGACAATTCTTCACCATTGATGGAGGAAAGCAAGAGCTTCATGAGAGAAACGAACAAGAAAAAGCGTAATAGGAATGTTGTAGGTCAACCCTCTAAGAACCTCATGGCGGAGAGACGGCGGAGGAAGCGGTTAAATGATCGACTCTCCATGCTCCGATCCATTGTCCCCAAAGTCACCAAG ATGGATAGGACATCGATACTAGGAGATGCCATAGATTACATGAAGGAGCTTTTGGAGAAGATTAACAAGTTGAAAGAACTTGGAAGCAACTCTGATCTCAAGGACAGCCTCACTACAGACCAATCTATGGTCAGAAACTCCCCcaag TTTGAAGTGGATCAAAGAGAAGTTAATACACACATAGATATATGTTGTTCTACAAAACCTGGCTTGCTTCTATCAACTGTTGGTACATTAGAGATTAATCTAGGCTTGGAGATTCAACAATGTGTCATTAGCTGCTTCGGTGACTTTTCATTACAGGCTTCTTGTTCAGAg GTTGCTGGGCAGAGAGACTGCATTACTTCGGAAGACATAAAGCAAGCATTGCTCAAGAACGCAGGTTATGGAGGAACATGTTCCTAG
- the LOC108817483 gene encoding probable beta-D-xylosidase 6 codes for MNLPLTLITSLLFFTSAIAETETTKFPCQPPHHSSYPFCDASLSTAHRAQSLVSLLTLPEKIGQLSNTAASVPRLGIPPYEWWSESLHGLADNGPGVSFVGPISSATSFPQVIVSAASFNRTLWREIGSAVAVEGRAMYNGGQAGLTYWAPNINVFRDPRWGRGQETPGEDPKVVSEYGVEFVRGFQEIKKKSKVLNNRFGDDDGDEKLMLSACCKHFTAYDLEKWGNFTRYDFNAVVTDQDMEDTYQPPFESCIRDGKASCLMCSYNAVNGVPACAREDLLQKARVEWGFKGYITSDCDAVATIFEYQGYTNSAEEAVADAIKAGVDINCGTYMVRHTQSAIDKGKVSEEQIDRALLNLFAVQLRLGLFDGNPKEGHYATLGSNDICSSTHRELALEAARQGIVLLKNDHKLLPLKKNHVSSLAIIGPMANNISNMGGTYTGKPCQRKTLFTELLEYVKKTSYASGCSDVACDSATGFGEAVAIAKGADFVIVVAGLDLTQETEDKDRVSLSLPGKQRDLVSSIAAVSKKPVILVLTGGGPVDVTFAKTDPRIGSIIWIGYPGETGGRALAEILFGDFNPGGRLPMTWYPQSFTEVAMSDMHMRADSSRGYPGRTYRFYTGPQVYKFGTGLSYTNFDYKIISAPTRLGLSELVPQSSHKKLLLQKGEDQLRYLQLDDLEVNSCESLRFDVRFSVSNTGEMDGSHVLMLYSRMPQVLSGVPEKQLIGFERVHVRSSEMVDAVFVIDPCKHLSVANDVGKRVIPLGAHVLLLGDLQHSLSLEF; via the exons atgaaTCTTCCGTTGACCTTAATCACATCACTCCTCTTCTTCACTTCCGCCATAGCCGAAACTGAAACCACAAAGTTCCCATGCCAACCTCCTCACCACAGCTCCTACCCCTTCTGCGACGCCTCTCTCTCCACAGCACATCGAGCTCAATCCCTCGTCTCGCTCCTCACTCTCCCGGAGAAGATCGGGCAGCTCTCCAACACGGCCGCCTCCGTGCCACGCCTCGGCATCCCTCCCTACGAGTGGTGGTCCGAGTCTCTCCACGGCCTCGCCGACAACGGCCCCGGCGTCTCGTTCGTCGGCCCGATCTCCTCCGCCACGAGCTTCCCTCAGGTGATCGTCTCCGCGGCGTCGTTCAACAGGACGCTGTGGCGCGAGATCGGATCCGCCGTGGCGGTGGAAGGGAGGGCGATGTACAACGGCGGTCAGGCGGGGCTGACCTACTGGGCTCCGAATATTAATGTGTTTAGGGATCCGAGGTGGGGGAGAGGGCAGGAGACTCCTGGGGAGGATCCTAAGGTTGTTTCTGAGTATGGTGTTGAGTTCGTTAGAGGGTTTCAGGAAATTAAGAAGAAGAGTAAGGTTTTGAATAACAGatttggtgatgatgatggtgatgagaAGCTTATGTTGTCTGCTTGTTGCAAGCATTTCACTGCTTATGATCTTGAGAAATGGGGAAACTTTACTAGATACGACTTCAATGCTGTG GTCACAGACCAGGACATGGAAGACACATATCAGCCCCCATTTGAGAGTTGTATTAGAGATGGTAAAGCTAGCTGCTTGATGTGTTCATATAATGCAGTAAATGGGGTGCCTGCTTGTGCACGAGAAGACTTATTACAGAAAGCTCGAGTTGAATGGGGATTCAAAGG GTACATTACATCAGACTGTGATGCTGTGGCCACCATTTTCGAGTACCAAGGATACACAAACTCAGCGGAGGAAGCTGTTGCTGATGCAATCAAAGCAG GGGTGGATATAAATTGTGGAACGTACATGGTTAGGCACACACAATCTGCCATCGATAAAGGGAAAGTGAGCGAAGAACAAATAGACAGAGCTCTCCTAAATCTCTTTGCTGTTCAACTTCGTCTTGGACTTTTTGACGGTAATCCAAAAGAAGGACATTACGCAACTTTAGGATCAAATGATATTTGTAGCTCAACCCACAGGGAGTTGGCATTAGAAGCAGCAAGACAAGGGATTGTGCTTCTGAAAAACGATCACAAGCTGTTGCCTTTGAAGAAAAACCATGTGTCTTCTTTAGCAATCATTGGTCCAATGGCAAACAATATAAGCAATATGGGCGGCACTTATACAGGAAAGCCGTGTCAACGGAAGACTCTGTTCACGGAACTTCTTGAGTATGTAAAGAAGACATCTTATGCGTCTGGTTGCTCTGACGTTGCTTGTGATTCCGCCACCGGGTTTGGTGAAGCTGTTGCCATCGCCAAGGGAGCAGATTTTGTCATAGTTGTTGCAGGATTAGACCTCACTCAAGAAACAGAGGATAAGGATCGAGTTAGTCTTTCTTTGCCTGGCAAACAGAGAGATCTTGTGTCTTCCATTGCAGCTGTGAGTAAAAAGCCAGTGATTCTAGTTCTAACCGGTGGAGGACCAGTGGATGTAACCTTTGCTAAAACCGACCCGAGGATCGGAAGCATCATCTGGATTGGTTATCCAGGTGAAACCGGTGGACGAGCACTAGCTGAAATCTTATTTGGTGATTTCAATCCAGGTGGAAGATTGCCAATGACGTGGTATCCTCAGTCATTCACCGAGGTTGCAATGTCGGATATGCACATGAGAGCTGATTCATCTCGTGGATATCCAGGAAGAACGTACAGATTCTATACCGGACCTCAGGTCTACAAATTCGGAACCGGTTTAAGCTACACCAACTTCGATTACAAGATTATTTCAGCACCAACCAGACTTGGCTTATCAGAACTTGTTCCACAGTCTTCACACAAGAAACTGCTTCTCCAAAAGGGAGAAGATCAGCTCCGGTACTTACAGCTGGACGATTTGGAGGTTAACTCTTGTGAGTCTCTTCGGTTTGACGTGCGGTTCAGCGTGAGCAATACCGGAGAGATGGACGGTAGTCATGTGTTGATGTTGTACTCCAGAATGCCTCAGGTTTTGTCTGGTGTTCCTGAGAAACAGCTGATTGGTTTTGAACGTGTTCATGTTCGTTCCAGTGAGATGGTGGATGCAGTGTTCgtgatagatccttgcaagcaCCTCAGCGTTGCGAATGATGTTGGGAAGAGAGTGATTCCTCTGGGGGCTCATGTCTTGTTATTGGGAGATCTACAGCATTCTCTGTCTCTTGAATTCTAA
- the LOC108817486 gene encoding receptor-like cytosolic serine/threonine-protein kinase RBK1, whose amino-acid sequence MAVEETEKKKESKEDQEEIELHRNDLGLEHSSSSGVLGITVMMDSDADNSSTYYSTCSSCSPDHESSSSSSLSLSSPFSNTQNKNVPSSYHQSAYHGGLQWNKMIESIKKKSIRRFTVLPLLASYELTRKNLRRKQPKFPFPPSENGFLCERYFMPKPSWRNFTYEELAAATDDFNPENMIGKGGHAEVYKGVLPDGETVAIKKLMSHAKEEEERVSDFLSELGIIAHVNHPNAARLRGFSSDRGLHFVLEYAPHGSLAAKLFGSEECLEWKIRYKVALGIADGLSYLHHVCPRRIIHRDIKASNILLSRDYDAQISDFGLAKWLPENWPHHVVFPIEGTFGYMAPEYFIHGIVDEKIDVFAFGVLLLEIITSRRAVDTASRQSIVAWAKPFLEKNSVEDIVDPRLGNEFDPTEMKRVMLTASMCIHHIATMRPDMNRVVQLLRGEDGTGEIQKKPGQGGAVIVNACDLQDHTSSSYLNELIRHRQLLME is encoded by the exons ATGGCTGTTGAAG agacagagaagaagaaagaaagcaaagagGATCAAGAAGAGATAGAGCTTCACAGGAACGACTTAGGCCTCGAacattcatcatcatcaggtgTACTTGGAATCACCGTTATGATGGATTCAGATGCAGACAATAGCAGCACTTATTACAGTACTTGCAGCTCTTGCTCCCCTGAccatgaatcatcatcatcatcatcattatcattaTCCTCTCCATTTTCGAATACTCAAAATAAAAACGTTCCGTCTTCCTACCACCAGTCTGCCTACCACGGTGGTCTTCAATGGAACAAAATGATCGAATccatcaagaagaagtccaTAAGAAGATTCACCGTCCTTCCTCTCCTCGCAAGTTACGAATTAACTCGTAAAAACTTGCGCCGCAAGCAACCAAAGTTCCCTTTCCCTCCCTCTGAGAATGGCTTCCTCTGTGAACGTTACTTCATGCCCAAACCTTCTTGGCGAAACTTCACCTACGAAGAGCTCGCTGCAGCCACCGACGATTTCAATCCCG AGAATATGATTGGGAAGGGAGGACATGCGGAGGTATACAAAGGGGTATTGCCTGATGGTGAAACGGTGGCGATCAAGAAGCTGATGAGTCACGcaaaggaggaagaagagagagtgAGTGACTTCCTTTCAGAGCTAGGTATAATCGCACATGTAAACCATCCAAACGCAGCTAGGCTACGCGGTTTCAGCAGTGATCGTGGTTTGCATTTTGTGCTTGAGTATGCTCCCCATGGCAGCCTCGCTGCTAAGCTCTTTG GATCAGAGGAGTGTCTTGAGTGGAAGATAAGGTATAAAGTGGCTTTAGGTATAGCTGATGGTCTAAGTTATCTTCACCATGTTTGCCCTAGACGGATCATTCACCGTGACATCAAAGCTTCTAACATATTGCTCAGCCGAGATTACGATGCTCAG ATTTCGGATTTTGGACTTGCAAAATGGCTACCAGAGAACTGGCCTCATCACGTTGTGTTCCCCATCGAAGGAACATTCgg ATATATGGCTCCAGAATACTTCATACACGGCATCGTTGATGAGAAGATCGACGTGTTTGCCTTTGGTGTGTTGCTTTTAGAGATCATAACCAGTCGTAGAGCTGTTGACACAGCCAGCCGGCAGAGCATCGTTGCATGGGCAAAACCTTTTCTGGAGAAGAACAGTGTTGAGGACATTGTGGATCCTCGGCTAGGAAATGAGTTTGATCCAACAGAGATGAAACGAGTGATGTTAACAGCTTCGATGTGCATACATCATATAGCCACAATGCGACCTGACATGAACCGG GTGGTGCAGCTGTTGCGTGGGGAGGACGGGACAGGTGAGATACAGAAGAAGCCAGGTCAAGGAGGGGCGGTGATAGTGAATGCATGCGATCTACAGGATCACACCTCCTCCTCTTACCTCAACGAACTCATCCGCCACAGGCAACTCCTCATGGAGTGA
- the LOC108817485 gene encoding AP2-like ethylene-responsive transcription factor AIL6, whose amino-acid sequence MAPMTNWLTFSLSPMEMLRSSDQSQFVSYDASSAASSSPYLLDNFYGWTNQKPQEFFKEEAQLAASMAESTILTTFVDPQTHSIPKLEDFLGGDLRYSDNSQSETQDSSSLSQIYDPRHHLNQNQNQNQTGFYSDNNDFKTMPGFQTAFSTNSGSEVDDSASIARTHLPGEYLGHVVESSGPELGFHGGALSLGDSINNANQRSNDTNQITEHHHYQVNNERINNINSSEKRDSEKEKPVVAVETSDCSNKKVADTFGQRTSIYRGVTRHRWTGRYEAHLWDNSCRREGQARKGRQVYLGGYDKEDKAARAYDLAALKYWNAAATTNFPITNYSKELEEMKHMTKLEFIASLRRKSSGFSRGASIYRGVTRHHQQGRWQARIGRVAGNKDLYLGTFATEEEAAEAYDIAAIKFRGINAVTNFEMNRYDVEAIMKSALPIGGAAKRLKLSLEASASAEQKPIISHHHQQQLHHLQSSPNNSSINFALCPTNSAVESQMVPCGIPFDVATLYHHQQQQQQQNFFQHFQASDSTGSSNNNNSNVQGSMGLLAPNQAEFFLWPNQSY is encoded by the exons ATGGCTCCGATGACTAACTGGTTAACGTTTTCTTTGTCACCAATGGAGATGTTGAGGTCATCAGATCAGTCTCAGTTTGTGTCCTATGACGCTTCTTCCGCCGCTTCCTCCTCTCCTTATCTCCTCGATAATTTCTATG GCTGGACGAACCAAAAGCCTCAAGAGTTTTTCAAAGAAGAAGCTCAGCTAGCAGCTTCGATGGCGGAATCAACAATCTTAACAACGTTCGTGGACCCGCAAACTCATTCCATCCCGAAACTAGAAGATTTTCTCGGTGGTGACTTGCGTTACTCCGACAACAGCCAAAGCGAAACACAGGACTCTTCTTCCCTCTCTCAAATCTACGATCCACGTCACcacctaaaccaaaaccaaaaccaaaaccaaaccgggTTTTACTCCGATAATAACGACTTCAAAACCATGCCCGGTTTTCAAACCGCCTTCTCGACTAACTCCGGTTCCGAAGTCGACGACTCTGCCTCCATCGCCCGGACTCATCTCCCCGGGGAGTATCTGGGACACGTGGTCGAATCCTCCGGTCCTGAGCTAGGTTTCCACGGTGGAGCTTTGTCACTTGGAGATAGCATTAACAACGCTAATCAAAGGAGTAATGATACTAATCAGATCACTGAGCATCATCATTACCAGGTTAATAATGAGAGAATCAACAACATCAACAGCAGCGAGAAGAGAGATTCTGAGAAGGAGAAGCCTGTTGTGGCGGTGGAAACATCAGATTGTTCTAACAAGAAGGTAGCTGATACGTTCGGACAAAGGACTTCTATTTACCGAGGGGTTACAAG ACATAGATGGACGGGAAGATACGAAGCTCATCTATGGGATAATAGCTGTAGGAGAGAAGGTCAAGCCAGGAAAGGACGTCAAg TATACTTGG GTGGATATGACAAAGAAGATAAAGCAGCTCGAGCTTATGATTTAGCAGCTCTTAAATACTGGAATGCTGCTGCTACCACCAATTTCCCT ATTACGAATTACTCGAAAGAATTAGAGGAAATGAAGCACATGACCAAACTAGAGTTCATTGCTTCCCTTAGGAG GAAGAGTAGTGGATTCTCTAGAGGAGCTTCGATATACAGAGGTGTGACGAGGCATCATCAACAAGGACGTTGGCAAGCAAGGATAGGCCGTGTTGCCGGCAACAAGGATCTTTACCTTGGAACCTTTG CAACGGAAGAGGAAGCGGCAGAGGCATACGACATAGCAGCGATCAAATTCAGAGGAATAAACGCTGTAACGAACTTCGAGATGAACCGTTACGACGTTGAAGCCATCATGAAGAGTGCGCTTCCCATTGGTGGTGCAGCAAAACGCCTTAAGCTCTCTTTAGAAGCATCTGCTTCAGCAGAGCAGAAACCAATCATCAgccatcatcatcaacaacaactcCACCATCTTCAGTCCTCACCCAATAACAGTAGCATTAACTTCGCTCTTTGTCCTACTAATTCAGCTGTTGAGTCCCAGATGGTTCCATGTGGAATACCTTTTGACGTAGCTACTCTTTACCATCATcaacagcagcaacaacaacagaaCTTCTTCCAGCATTTTCAGGCTTCTGACTCGACCGGATCGTCTAATAATAATAACTCCAACGTTCAAGGGTCAATGGGACTTTTGGCGCCAAATCAGGCTGAGTTCTTCCTCTGGCCTAACCAGTCTTACTAG
- the LOC108816750 gene encoding protein NETWORKED 2C, which produces MLRRAASNAYSWWWASHVRTKQSKWLDENLQDIEEKVQYALKLLEDEGDSFAKRAEMYYKRRPELISFVEESFKAYRALAERYDHISKELQNANTTIASVFPDQVPEFSMNEDDDSCDPSSPRNRKPGKNVPKVPDHFPIKDPEAAAKMFRSRKANNRGSDALSEVEVAVVNKSGLSKTEAVEEIDKLQKEILVLQTEKEFVKSSYENALAKYWEIENRIVEIQGRVCGLQDEFDEGAGVIEDREAQVLMSNAALKSCQEKLDEMREKHEENVKETEMARKEISKSKEEINNKHSEAVLDDGTRTQRSGEMEKEEEMEKKVSGDNQHEVVVDDRSCLTITDVADNIDELVNDVMNLESLFSSQAALIQRLREEIDDLKAQIKALKENNNNSSQTDEDAADMKKRLREMEEKLNGINGIHKAVSEQSQNIEIHLTRAHIKLTFLSNKLKGLNQEGEEEESKDTNATSLSDAKVLEEKIDDQVVSEDVKPASEVVIAEKETTVPIQNVTSLSDTKVPEEELVVSEDVKSASEVVTENEVLLLSPKSSIEAEDEALLQKVLAHGIEGREKHLLTEYTKVIRSYKEVKKMLDETETRLKSENTMKDEQLRALNQKLNLLLQSKSDGGGDVDKQKSIANKDQQQKQKEQLFMLIYREDNAINAITGQNQTLSPKEQLFGARVDALLSENLNLLVRFSNSFGQIQQFDTGIKDLHAELLKIVDQKNQDKPSLRSNVRPIYKHLNEIRTELTIWLEKSLLLKEEINSRASTLNNIQNDLTEALKTDSEDPETKFTIYQGAKFEGEVSNMQKENNRIAEELQTGLDQVVKLQQEADKTLGKLSEEFSLSESKNRSSTRSTTQDGKTSIPLRSFIFDVKPKKQRLSLFSCIQPSMSKKMRPDS; this is translated from the exons atgttacGAAGAGCAGCGAGCAATGCGTATTCATGGTGGTGGGCAAGCCATGTCCGAACCAAACAATCTAAATGGCTCGACGAAAACCTTCAAG ATATTGAGGAGAAGGTGCAATACGCACTTAAGCTATTGGAAGACGAAGGTGACTCCTTTGCAAAGCGTGCTGAAATGTATTACAAGAGAAGACCCGAACTAATCAGTTTCGTGGAAGAATCGTTCAAAGCCTACCGCGCTTTAGCGGAACGGTACGACCACATCTCCAAGGAGCTTCAAAACGCAAACACAACCATCGCATCTGTTTTCCCCGACCAAGTCCCCGAGTTTTCCATGAACGAAGACGATGACTCGTGTGATCCTTCCTCGCCAAGAAACCGTAAACCAGGTAAGAACGTTCCAAAGGTTCCTGATCACTTTCCTATTAAAGACCCCGAGGCCGCTGCAAAGATGTTCAGGTCGAGGAAAGCTAACAACAGAGGAAGCGATGCGTTGTCCGAAGTTGAAGTTGCTGTTGTTAACAAGTCCGGTCTGAGCAAAACCGAGGCGGTTGAGGAGATCGACAAGCTGCAGAAAGAGATTCTTGTTTTGCAGACGGAGAAGGAGTTCGTGAAGAGCTCTTACGAGAACGCGCTCGCCAAGTATTGGGAGATCGAGAATCGTATCGTGGAGATACAAGGGAGGGTTTGCGGTTTGCAAGACGAGTTCGATGAAGGCGCTGGCGTGATTGAAGACAGAGAAGCTCAGGTTCTGATGTCGAACGCAGCTCTCAAATCATGCCAAGAGAAGTTGGATGAGATGAGGGAGAAACACGAGGAGAATGTGAAAGAAACTGAGATGGCAAGAAAAGAGATAAGTAAATCAAAAGAGGAAATTAATAATAAACATTCTGAAGCAGTTCTTGATGATGGAACAAGAACTCAAAGAAGTGGAGAAATGGAAAAGGAGGAAGAGATGGAAAAAAAAGTAAGTGGAGATAATCAACATGAGGTGGTGGTGGATGATAGGTCATGTCTTACCATAACAGATGTTGCTGATAATATAGATGAGCTTGTGAATGATGTGATGAATTTGGAAAGCTTGTTCTCATCTCAAGCAGCTTTGATACAGAGGCTAAGAGAAGAGATTGATGATCTCAAGGCACAGATTAAAGCCCTTAAAGAGAATAATAACAACTCATCTCAAACTGATGAAGATGCTGCTGACATGAAGAAGAGGTTGAGAGAGATGGAGGAGAAGCTGAATGGTATTAATGGTATACACAAGGCGGTCTCAGAACAGAGTCAGAACATTGAGATACACCTTACGAGAGCACATATAAAACTAACTTTCTTGTCTAACAAGTTAAAGGGcttaaaccaagaaggagaagaagaagaatcaaaggaTACTAATGCAACATCCTTGAGTGATGCAAAGGTTTTAGAGGAAAAGATTGATGATCAAGTTGTGTCTGAAGATGTTAAACCAGCATCTGAAGTGGTTATTGCTGAAAAAGAAACTACTGTGCCAATCCAAAATGTAACATCTTTGAGTGATACAAAGGTTCCAGAGGAAGAACTTGTTGTGTCTGAAGATGTTAAATCAGCATCTGAAGTGGTTACAGAAAATgaagttttattattatcaccAAAGTCAAGCATTGAAGCTGAAGATGAAGCGCTCTTGCAGAAGGTTCTTGCGCATGGGATTGAAGGCAGAGAGAAACATCTCTTAACCGAATACACAAAGGTAATTAGGAGCTACAAGGAAGTAAAGAAGATGTTGGACGAAACAGAAACAAGACTCAAGAGTGAAAACACAATGAAAGATGAGCAGCTCAGAGCCTTAAACCAAAAACTCAACCTCCTGCTTCAAAGTAAAAgcgatggtggtggtgatgtTGATAAGCAGAAGTCTATAGCCAACAAGGATcaacaacaaaaacagaaaGAGCAGTTGTTCATGCTTATCTATAGAGAAGACAATGCGATCAACGCGATAACTGGTCAGAACCAGACGTTGTCACCGAAAGAACAGCTGTTCGGAGCGAGAGTCGATGCATTGTTAAGCGAGAACTTGAACTTGCTGGTGAGGTTTAGTAACTCGTTTGGACAGATACAACAGTTCGATACAGGGATCAAGGACCTACACGCTGAGTTATTAAAGATCGTGGACCAAAAGAATCAAGACAAGCCTTCTCTAAGATCAAACGTTCGTCCCATCTACAAACACCTCAACGAGATACGCACCGAGCTAACCATCTGGCTAGAGAAAAGCTTGCTGCTCAAGGAAGAGATCAACTCGAGAGCTTCGACGTTGAACAACATACAGAACGATTTAACGGAAGCTCTCAAGACAGATTCTGAAGATCCGGAAACTAAGTTTACGATCTACCAAGGAGCTAAGTTCGAAGGCGAGGTTTCGAACATGCAGAAGGAGAACAACAGGATCGCGGAAGAGCTTCAGACGGGTTTGGACCAAGTTGTGAAACTGCAGCAAGAAGCTGATAAGACGCTTGGGAAACTGAGCGAGGAGTTTTCGCTTTCCGAGTCAAAGAACCGGTCCAGTACACGGTCTACTACGCAAGATGGCAAAACTAGTATTCCTCTGAGGTCGTTTATCTTCGATGTTAAACCAAAGAAGCAAAGActatctctcttctcttgtaTCCAACCTTCGATGTCTAAGAAGATGAGGCCTGATTCATAG